A window of Sutcliffiella cohnii contains these coding sequences:
- a CDS encoding anti-sigma factor has translation MNCNDVKFKWKSYINGELPSDEERAIDEHLESCPECEQLLNETMEEQEEKSREQIVKQEDPLNEIPIKKQAQMLRKAKWKNRLMTALTVLLIFIVVSFMTGLFTASYYGFGSDKQGRGERAVQVVKTATQMSMPNVFLGSGGMDTNFYFTLDMDFSIQKQIGKDNKSIGKLDGKMLFNSLNVKREWADGQYDVKLHFLHPNLVANEQETELDFYEEVLNETWNSLDLLPEGTVSELAITFDGLYEIDEVYQLLEGFDLDIVWYAIDTGVEQEREEYRSPYFSASNGIWGFHERAVFDFPQHGNSIMERGDGQKRAEIFKTSLHFLVENSKLAKKYIWTEQSFEEVYKYVEENGVKTYGVVVTGPSKELLRLQQNESIIYATMGEVDFWNWYNTPSSGTIYN, from the coding sequence TTGAATTGTAACGACGTGAAGTTTAAATGGAAGTCGTATATAAACGGAGAACTTCCAAGTGATGAAGAACGAGCAATCGACGAACATTTGGAAAGTTGCCCCGAGTGTGAGCAATTGCTTAATGAAACGATGGAAGAGCAGGAAGAGAAAAGTCGTGAACAAATAGTAAAACAGGAAGACCCTTTAAACGAAATTCCTATTAAAAAGCAAGCTCAAATGTTACGTAAGGCAAAATGGAAAAACCGCTTGATGACTGCGCTGACTGTTCTTCTAATATTTATCGTCGTGAGTTTTATGACCGGTTTGTTTACTGCATCTTATTATGGTTTTGGATCCGACAAACAAGGTCGAGGGGAAAGAGCTGTTCAAGTAGTGAAAACAGCGACACAAATGTCGATGCCTAACGTGTTTTTAGGTAGTGGAGGTATGGACACAAATTTTTATTTCACTTTAGATATGGATTTTTCGATACAAAAACAGATAGGGAAGGATAATAAATCGATTGGAAAGCTCGATGGAAAAATGTTATTTAATTCCCTCAATGTAAAAAGAGAATGGGCAGATGGTCAATATGATGTTAAATTACATTTCCTACACCCAAACTTAGTAGCAAACGAACAAGAAACGGAGCTTGATTTTTACGAAGAGGTGTTGAACGAGACGTGGAATAGTTTAGACCTACTTCCAGAGGGTACTGTTTCTGAGCTTGCGATTACTTTTGACGGACTTTATGAAATCGATGAGGTTTATCAATTATTAGAAGGTTTTGATTTAGACATTGTTTGGTACGCAATCGATACAGGAGTCGAACAGGAAAGGGAAGAATATCGATCACCATATTTTAGTGCTAGTAATGGTATTTGGGGATTTCATGAACGAGCTGTTTTCGATTTCCCGCAACATGGTAATTCAATTATGGAACGTGGAGATGGTCAAAAGCGCGCAGAAATATTTAAAACGAGTTTACATTTCCTTGTTGAAAACAGCAAGTTAGCCAAAAAGTATATTTGGACAGAGCAAAGTTTCGAAGAAGTGTATAAATATGTGGAAGAGAACGGAGTAAAAACGTATGGAGTTGTCGTAACTGGACCATCGAAAGAGCTCCTGCGACTTCAACAAAATGAAAGTATTATTTATGCAACGATGGGGGAAGTAGATTTTTGGAATTGGTACAATACTCCATCAAGCGGAACGATATACAATTAA
- a CDS encoding class I SAM-dependent methyltransferase: protein MQNTKEILTLNKSSWEKAAERFFGRNPLPDYGPFSPSEEKLKLLGDINGKTVLDIGCGSGHSLLYMAEQGANELWGLDLTTKQIETAREVLKDVKGKVTLKESPMEENPGIPFNHFDIAYSIYALGWTTDLKETLSHIHSYLKPGGVFVFSWEHPLHDRISYEDSSFLFNKSYNVEGPEYNEAWHQDVVIFHRKLTTYINTLIETGFKIEKVMDDVVIPADATTDPARWYFRQKAELMPATFIIKATKM, encoded by the coding sequence ATGCAAAATACGAAGGAAATTTTAACTTTAAATAAAAGTAGTTGGGAAAAAGCGGCGGAACGTTTTTTTGGTAGAAATCCTCTTCCAGACTACGGACCTTTTTCACCTAGTGAAGAAAAGTTAAAGTTGCTTGGTGACATAAATGGGAAAACAGTATTAGATATTGGTTGTGGAAGTGGGCACTCCTTATTGTATATGGCAGAACAGGGTGCGAACGAGCTTTGGGGGTTAGACCTTACAACGAAACAAATAGAAACGGCACGTGAAGTATTGAAGGATGTAAAGGGAAAGGTGACATTAAAGGAATCTCCGATGGAGGAAAATCCGGGCATTCCGTTTAACCATTTTGATATTGCATACTCTATTTATGCGTTAGGATGGACGACCGACTTGAAGGAAACTTTGTCTCACATTCATAGTTATTTAAAGCCAGGAGGTGTTTTCGTTTTTAGTTGGGAACATCCGCTGCATGACCGGATTAGCTACGAAGATTCATCCTTTCTGTTCAACAAATCTTATAATGTCGAAGGTCCTGAATATAACGAGGCGTGGCATCAAGATGTCGTTATTTTTCACCGTAAATTAACTACTTATATTAATACGTTGATTGAAACAGGTTTTAAAATCGAAAAGGTTATGGATGATGTGGTTATACCTGCTGATGCAACAACCGATCCAGCAAGGTGGTATTTTCGGCAAAAGGCTGAATTAATGCCAGCTACTTTCATCATAAAAGCTACGAAAATGTAA
- a CDS encoding SLAP domain-containing protein → MQQLRFEPAWDRTLSTNDRQHIENIFQETKHIHNSSIIFSPIREAVNHSEALLITVLIHNGMEQTLTFHNKRLQYKIRDEVIGDQVFTLPALSIPSKVSTPWTFIYPKGSYKQSVPFKNGKLNII, encoded by the coding sequence ATGCAACAATTACGATTTGAACCAGCTTGGGACAGAACATTATCTACTAATGACAGACAACATATCGAAAATATTTTTCAAGAAACGAAGCACATCCATAACTCTAGTATTATTTTTTCACCTATTCGAGAAGCAGTGAACCATAGTGAGGCATTACTAATTACTGTTTTGATACATAACGGTATGGAGCAGACACTAACTTTTCATAATAAAAGATTGCAGTATAAAATACGTGATGAGGTCATTGGGGACCAAGTATTCACATTGCCCGCGCTTTCTATTCCATCCAAAGTAAGTACGCCTTGGACGTTTATCTACCCAAAAGGCAGTTATAAACAAAGTGTTCCTTTTAAAAATGGAAAGTTAAATATCATTTAA
- a CDS encoding DNA alkylation repair protein — MDFETVMQELETLGKERTKKMYISNGAREPLFGVATGAMKPMAKKIKINQLLAEQLYATGNYDAMYFAGIIADPNAMTKSDYDRWMDGAYFYMLSDYVVAVTLSESGIAQDVADKWIASGDELKMSAGWSCYCWLLGNRKDHEFSESKISEMLDRVKNTIHDSPERAKASMNNFLYTVGVSYIPLNEKAIVTAQEIGIVEVKRENKKSSLLNAYENIQKDMDKGRLGFKRKYVRC; from the coding sequence ATGGATTTTGAAACAGTGATGCAAGAACTAGAAACGCTCGGTAAGGAACGTACGAAAAAAATGTACATATCTAACGGTGCGCGTGAACCGCTTTTTGGGGTTGCTACAGGTGCGATGAAGCCGATGGCGAAGAAAATAAAAATAAACCAGCTTTTAGCGGAACAACTATATGCGACTGGAAATTATGATGCGATGTATTTTGCAGGAATTATTGCAGATCCAAATGCTATGACGAAGTCCGATTACGACCGTTGGATGGATGGGGCATATTTTTATATGTTATCTGATTATGTAGTAGCGGTAACTTTATCAGAGTCTGGCATCGCACAAGATGTTGCCGATAAATGGATTGCGAGCGGTGATGAGTTGAAAATGTCGGCAGGGTGGAGCTGCTATTGCTGGCTTTTAGGAAATCGGAAGGACCATGAATTTTCCGAAAGTAAAATTTCCGAGATGCTTGATAGAGTAAAAAACACGATTCACGACTCACCGGAACGGGCAAAAGCTTCTATGAATAATTTCCTATACACAGTTGGCGTTTCCTATATTCCTCTAAATGAAAAGGCCATTGTGACTGCTCAAGAAATTGGTATAGTGGAAGTCAAACGCGAAAACAAAAAGAGCAGCCTTTTAAATGCTTATGAAAATATTCAAAAAGACATGGATAAAGGCAGACTTGGTTTCAAACGTAAATATGTAAGATGTTAA
- a CDS encoding NUDIX hydrolase, translating into MSSNYVYWSGGRVKLTWKNDTALPPKKLTTSAHGFCFKNNKLLLVNINHRGWDFPGGHVEDGETAEECLQREAYEEGYVTGSCSLLGHIIVDHHDNPNWNEASTYPKIGYQVFYRMDINELHDFDAKYETKERILIDPRRVADYYHNWNVIYQEILDNALKQ; encoded by the coding sequence ATGTCTTCAAATTATGTGTATTGGAGTGGTGGGAGAGTAAAATTAACTTGGAAAAACGATACAGCACTTCCTCCTAAAAAATTAACTACAAGTGCTCACGGATTTTGCTTCAAAAATAATAAACTACTATTAGTAAATATAAATCATAGAGGCTGGGATTTCCCAGGAGGTCATGTGGAAGATGGAGAAACTGCTGAAGAATGTTTACAACGTGAAGCTTATGAAGAAGGTTACGTAACAGGAAGTTGTTCACTCTTAGGCCATATTATCGTGGATCACCATGACAATCCGAATTGGAATGAAGCTAGTACATATCCGAAAATTGGATACCAAGTTTTTTATCGAATGGATATTAATGAATTACATGACTTTGATGCTAAATATGAAACAAAAGAACGAATTCTAATTGATCCTAGAAGAGTAGCAGATTACTATCATAATTGGAATGTGATATACCAAGAGATTTTAGATAATGCTTTAAAACAATAG
- a CDS encoding aminoglycoside phosphotransferase family protein, which translates to MNLGNPIAEGNTAKIFLSNNKIVKVFNDFLPETEALYEAEKQKYAYSCGLPVPKIHEVTKINDKQAIVMEYVKGETLGELFLHNQERAEHYLNLSVDVQMEIHDVIGDGIEPMVDKLYRQINGVEELSTKQKCYLLKKLDSFTNENRLCHGDFHLFNLLKTDRHIAIIDWVDSSMGDIRADIYRTYLLYSQFSSDLADLYLELYCKKSGLLKSEVFQWAPIIAAARLSENVSSENSERLMEIVNKYCSY; encoded by the coding sequence TTGAACTTAGGAAACCCAATTGCAGAAGGAAATACCGCAAAAATATTTTTGTCTAACAACAAAATAGTTAAAGTGTTTAACGATTTTTTGCCAGAAACAGAAGCTCTTTATGAAGCTGAGAAACAAAAGTATGCCTATTCATGCGGACTTCCAGTGCCAAAAATACATGAAGTTACGAAAATAAACGACAAACAAGCGATTGTAATGGAGTATGTTAAAGGAGAAACGTTAGGCGAATTATTTCTCCATAACCAAGAACGAGCAGAACATTACTTGAATCTCTCTGTTGATGTACAAATGGAAATACATGATGTAATCGGGGATGGAATAGAGCCGATGGTTGACAAGTTGTATCGTCAAATTAACGGAGTGGAAGAACTAAGTACGAAGCAAAAATGTTATCTACTAAAAAAATTAGATTCATTCACAAACGAAAACAGGCTTTGTCACGGTGACTTTCATTTGTTTAATTTACTAAAGACGGATCGTCATATTGCTATTATAGATTGGGTCGATTCTAGTATGGGAGATATTCGTGCTGATATATATCGTACCTATCTATTATACTCTCAATTTTCCTCAGATTTAGCTGATTTGTACTTGGAGCTATATTGTAAAAAGAGTGGACTTTTAAAGTCTGAAGTTTTTCAGTGGGCTCCAATCATTGCGGCTGCAAGACTATCTGAAAATGTTTCATCGGAGAATTCAGAGCGGCTTATGGAGATTGTTAATAAATATTGCTCTTACTAG
- a CDS encoding SRPBCC family protein: MMQSNELTVKDEVLIEAPPSKVWEVLVKPKFVANWDELPENYPEEEMTLGSKVVWELPNGGQSITTIIKADQNKELIIALNVTNWEVQPKEGDVAYRYLLEERGSGTLLKIEIGDFSLIKNGQMYYDASVEFASDAKKVIKELAEDL, translated from the coding sequence ATGATGCAATCAAATGAACTAACAGTTAAAGACGAAGTATTAATTGAAGCCCCCCCTTCGAAAGTGTGGGAAGTTCTTGTTAAGCCTAAATTTGTTGCCAATTGGGATGAGTTGCCAGAAAATTACCCAGAAGAGGAAATGACTCTCGGTAGTAAGGTAGTTTGGGAGCTTCCTAATGGTGGGCAATCGATCACAACGATTATTAAGGCAGACCAAAATAAAGAATTAATCATCGCATTAAACGTGACGAATTGGGAAGTACAACCGAAAGAAGGCGATGTAGCGTATCGTTATCTTTTAGAAGAAAGAGGTAGTGGTACTTTGCTTAAAATAGAGATTGGTGATTTTTCACTCATAAAAAACGGCCAAATGTACTATGATGCTTCCGTAGAATTTGCCTCCGATGCCAAAAAAGTAATAAAAGAATTAGCGGAGGATTTATAA
- a CDS encoding RNA polymerase sigma factor: MGKGVDLEQIYSLYVNDVYRYIFSLCKNKTLTEDVVQETFYRAYLYVESYKMEKIKPWLFKVAYHTFIDVVRKEKRITYYDDLELLNTDVKGGQGRSAEEEYFVKDSIEQWFQALGTLSVTKRNVVLLRDYYQFSYQEIADIFDMSISKVKVNIYRGRKELEMKMKEIN, encoded by the coding sequence ATGGGAAAGGGTGTAGATTTAGAACAAATATATTCGCTTTATGTAAATGATGTGTATCGGTATATATTTTCACTTTGTAAAAATAAAACATTAACGGAAGACGTTGTTCAAGAAACTTTCTATCGGGCCTACCTTTATGTTGAAAGTTACAAGATGGAAAAAATAAAACCTTGGTTGTTTAAAGTGGCTTATCATACATTTATCGATGTGGTACGGAAGGAAAAGCGAATAACGTATTATGATGATCTTGAACTTTTAAATACCGATGTAAAAGGTGGCCAAGGCAGAAGTGCCGAAGAAGAGTATTTCGTTAAAGATAGTATTGAACAATGGTTTCAAGCATTAGGGACTTTGTCCGTAACAAAAAGAAATGTCGTATTACTGAGAGATTATTATCAATTTTCTTATCAAGAAATAGCAGACATTTTTGATATGTCGATTTCAAAAGTAAAAGTAAACATATATCGAGGACGTAAGGAACTGGAAATGAAAATGAAAGAAATAAACTAA
- a CDS encoding quinone oxidoreductase family protein, translating into MKAIVQHEFGDADVLLYTDVEIPKLGENEVLIKAEYTSVNYADIKKRRGNKGKGNFPFTLGLDVAGVVEEAPSDSKYRKGDRVIAFPKAGSYAEYVIANEQLVFKIPDRLSFEKAATMPTVSILSYMLLHEIGQVSENDVIVIHSAAGGVGSTLVQLASLEGVKHIIGTVGDLEKENYVKQLGAHSVYTYETFACEVLQVTKEKGANVIFDSVAGDVTSKSLECLSLYGTLVQFGNSSGKAGSFKTSDVHSSCRNVKGFSLGTTRKYAPERLAPVAEKVIQLFAENKINLKIAEVFPLCKAADAHKLVESRQYEGKVLLKS; encoded by the coding sequence ATGAAAGCAATAGTTCAACACGAATTCGGCGATGCTGACGTACTATTGTACACGGATGTCGAAATACCAAAGTTAGGTGAAAATGAAGTTTTAATAAAAGCGGAATATACGAGCGTCAACTATGCGGACATTAAAAAACGCCGAGGGAATAAGGGTAAAGGTAATTTCCCATTTACATTAGGGCTAGATGTTGCGGGAGTTGTAGAGGAGGCTCCTAGTGATTCTAAGTACAGAAAAGGAGATCGAGTTATTGCGTTTCCGAAAGCTGGTTCTTATGCGGAATATGTTATTGCTAATGAACAACTAGTTTTTAAGATTCCTGATAGGCTATCCTTTGAGAAAGCTGCCACGATGCCGACTGTGTCCATTTTATCTTATATGCTATTACATGAAATTGGCCAAGTAAGTGAAAATGATGTGATTGTTATTCATAGTGCTGCCGGCGGAGTAGGTTCAACTCTAGTACAATTAGCAAGCTTAGAAGGCGTGAAACATATCATTGGCACAGTAGGAGATTTAGAGAAGGAAAATTATGTGAAACAATTAGGTGCGCATTCAGTATATACTTATGAAACTTTTGCATGTGAAGTGCTACAAGTTACCAAAGAGAAAGGGGCTAATGTTATTTTTGACTCCGTAGCGGGAGATGTTACTAGTAAGAGTTTAGAATGTTTAAGTTTATATGGAACTCTCGTACAATTTGGTAACAGTAGTGGTAAAGCAGGTTCTTTTAAAACAAGTGATGTTCATAGTAGCTGTAGAAATGTAAAGGGCTTTAGCTTAGGAACAACGAGAAAATATGCCCCTGAACGATTAGCACCTGTAGCAGAAAAAGTAATTCAGTTGTTTGCGGAAAATAAAATCAACTTGAAAATTGCAGAAGTTTTTCCATTGTGTAAAGCAGCCGACGCTCATAAACTAGTAGAAAGTCGTCAATATGAGGGGAAGGTTCTATTAAAAAGTTAA
- a CDS encoding alpha/beta fold hydrolase produces MNSNTKTCAGVEVKAGFIENGNYQTYYEIHTPNVNFKDNTPIILLAGGPGLSFKTLTPLFSLAETRLVIGYDQLGSGRSTRSERFSSLTIKDFVEQFKTLVTQLNITEFHLLGHSWGTILGVNIALQYPKKTKSLILHSGIANWKVCLEEREKFAKEHFPDELKQVIKKMNEGLKPSPEEVEHFTYEYNKLFYCRVKYPNYLIKSIEDKDVGTNQLIWNPEKNKEIASYNICRKLNEIHCPALIISGKYDGVSVGQAQLFKSGIKKSRHIEFQNSSHYSHIEEEDQFNEYISNFLIEVDNLV; encoded by the coding sequence TTGAACAGTAACACTAAAACTTGTGCTGGTGTCGAAGTCAAAGCTGGATTTATTGAGAATGGAAATTATCAAACATACTACGAAATTCACACTCCAAATGTAAATTTTAAAGATAATACTCCTATTATTCTTTTGGCTGGTGGACCTGGTCTCTCCTTTAAAACATTAACTCCTTTATTTTCTTTAGCTGAAACAAGGCTAGTCATAGGATATGACCAGTTAGGTAGCGGAAGGTCAACAAGATCTGAACGTTTCAGCTCGTTAACAATTAAAGATTTCGTTGAACAATTTAAAACTCTTGTGACACAACTAAATATAACAGAATTCCATCTTCTTGGTCATTCATGGGGAACAATTTTAGGAGTAAATATTGCTTTACAATATCCCAAAAAAACAAAGAGTCTCATTTTACATAGTGGTATTGCTAATTGGAAAGTATGTCTTGAGGAAAGAGAAAAATTTGCTAAAGAGCATTTTCCTGATGAATTAAAGCAGGTAATAAAGAAGATGAATGAAGGTTTAAAACCTTCTCCTGAAGAAGTTGAACACTTTACATACGAATATAATAAACTATTTTATTGTAGAGTCAAATATCCTAATTACTTAATTAAATCCATTGAAGATAAAGATGTTGGTACAAATCAACTAATTTGGAATCCAGAGAAAAATAAAGAGATAGCAAGTTATAATATCTGTAGAAAATTAAATGAAATACACTGTCCGGCACTCATAATTAGTGGTAAATATGATGGTGTATCTGTTGGACAAGCGCAATTATTTAAGTCAGGTATCAAAAAGAGTAGACATATAGAATTCCAAAATTCCTCTCATTATTCACATATCGAAGAAGAAGATCAGTTTAATGAGTATATAAGTAACTTTCTAATTGAGGTTGATAACCTAGTATAA
- the pepF gene encoding oligoendopeptidase F, whose translation MTKGTLLRSDVPVEQTWDLRDLFQTEEDWETELVAVETDIQTVTKYKGAVCENAKSLLECLKAKDALQERLMRVATYADLQMSVDGTNPNYQANAARVGSVLSNVRSSLSFVESELLQLDSDTVKAYINEESELVDFQKTLTDILESKPHRLSPDVEKVLAAFGEVFDSPYMIYQRSKTSDMKFSSFTTDDGVEHPLTFNSFPKYEDSANTELRRKAYDAFVGTLQQYQNTYAATYATEVKKQVTEARLRNYESVTDMLLDEQQVTKEMYDNQLHTIQTELAPHMRRLAKLKQRVLGLDKIQYFDLKAPLDPDFSPEVTYEEASKLVLDSLQVMGSEYMEIMEQGINNRWVDLADNVGKRSGAFCSSPYGAHPYILMTWNNSMRNAFTLAHELGHAGHFVLAGRYQRISNTRPSRYFVEAPSTMNEMLLSKHILEQSNDERMRRWVILQSLGTYYHNFVTHILEGELQRRVYDLAHQGTPITAKLLNEQKVELLTAFWGEEVEIDEGAGLTWMRQPHYYMGLYPYTYSAGLTASTAASQMIQEEGQPAVDRWLSALKAGGTLKPIELMKLAGVDMSTPEPIRKAVAYVGSLVDELEKSF comes from the coding sequence ATGACAAAGGGTACTTTACTACGTTCAGACGTCCCTGTTGAGCAGACGTGGGATTTACGAGATTTATTTCAAACGGAAGAAGATTGGGAAACTGAACTGGTGGCAGTTGAAACTGATATTCAAACAGTTACTAAATATAAAGGAGCAGTGTGTGAAAATGCCAAGTCGTTACTAGAATGCTTGAAGGCAAAAGACGCGTTACAAGAGCGACTAATGCGTGTAGCAACATATGCAGATTTACAAATGTCGGTTGACGGTACGAATCCTAATTACCAAGCAAATGCAGCCCGTGTCGGTTCGGTTTTATCTAACGTTCGTTCAAGTTTGTCGTTCGTAGAATCTGAACTTCTTCAATTAGACAGTGATACGGTTAAAGCTTATATAAACGAAGAAAGCGAGCTCGTAGATTTCCAGAAGACACTCACGGACATTTTGGAGTCAAAGCCACACCGCTTATCTCCTGATGTAGAAAAAGTCTTAGCTGCATTTGGCGAAGTATTTGATTCTCCGTATATGATTTACCAACGAAGCAAAACATCTGATATGAAGTTTTCGTCTTTTACGACAGATGATGGAGTGGAACACCCGCTAACTTTTAACTCCTTCCCAAAATACGAGGACTCAGCCAATACAGAACTTCGTCGGAAAGCGTATGATGCTTTTGTCGGTACACTACAACAATACCAAAATACATATGCTGCAACCTATGCAACGGAAGTAAAAAAGCAAGTAACAGAAGCACGCTTACGTAACTATGAATCTGTTACTGATATGCTTCTAGATGAACAACAAGTAACGAAAGAAATGTACGATAATCAATTACATACGATTCAAACGGAATTAGCTCCACATATGCGTCGTCTAGCGAAGTTGAAGCAACGTGTGTTAGGTCTTGACAAGATTCAATATTTCGACCTTAAAGCACCGCTAGATCCTGACTTTTCTCCAGAGGTGACTTATGAGGAAGCTTCCAAGCTAGTTTTAGATTCATTACAAGTAATGGGTTCCGAATATATGGAGATCATGGAGCAAGGAATTAACAATCGTTGGGTGGATCTTGCTGATAATGTTGGGAAAAGATCGGGTGCGTTCTGCTCAAGTCCATATGGTGCTCATCCATATATTTTAATGACATGGAATAATTCGATGAGAAATGCATTTACACTTGCTCATGAATTAGGTCATGCTGGTCATTTTGTTCTTGCTGGCCGTTATCAACGTATTTCGAACACTCGTCCATCAAGATATTTTGTAGAAGCTCCTTCCACGATGAACGAAATGCTATTAAGCAAGCACATTTTAGAGCAATCCAACGATGAGCGAATGAGACGTTGGGTTATTTTACAATCTCTAGGTACGTATTATCACAATTTCGTTACTCATATTTTGGAAGGGGAACTTCAACGTAGAGTATATGATTTAGCGCATCAAGGTACACCAATCACTGCAAAACTATTAAATGAACAAAAAGTAGAACTTCTCACTGCATTCTGGGGAGAAGAGGTAGAAATCGACGAAGGAGCAGGCTTAACGTGGATGCGCCAGCCACATTATTATATGGGCTTATATCCGTATACTTACTCTGCTGGGCTAACCGCTTCTACCGCTGCATCCCAAATGATTCAAGAGGAAGGCCAGCCAGCCGTGGATCGATGGTTATCCGCTCTCAAAGCAGGCGGCACACTGAAACCGATAGAGCTGATGAAACTTGCTGGAGTAGATATGTCTACACCTGAACCAATTCGCAAGGCCGTTGCGTATGTCGGGTCATTAGTGGATGAGTTGGAGAAGAGTTTTTAA
- a CDS encoding HIT domain-containing protein, with translation MTEDFYCDEVLSGKTKVNKVFETENVLAYYHTKPFWPVHIVAIPKRHISSFITLEESDNELLMELMGVIQKVAKMVTEKHGACRIITNLGEYQDSKHLHWHIVSGEQMR, from the coding sequence ATGACCGAAGACTTTTACTGTGACGAGGTTCTAAGTGGTAAAACAAAAGTAAATAAAGTGTTCGAAACAGAAAATGTATTAGCTTATTATCATACAAAACCTTTTTGGCCAGTTCATATTGTTGCCATTCCGAAGAGACACATCTCTTCATTTATTACGTTGGAAGAAAGTGATAATGAATTGTTGATGGAATTAATGGGGGTAATCCAAAAGGTGGCAAAAATGGTTACCGAAAAACACGGGGCATGCAGAATAATAACTAATTTAGGTGAATATCAAGACTCTAAGCATCTCCATTGGCATATCGTTTCTGGAGAACAAATGAGATAA
- a CDS encoding nucleotidyltransferase domain-containing protein: MGFVSRHLERDEALPKHREILLDHAVKDLSSDSNVLAIYLAGSLAKGNADNYSDIDIHTIVTPETKADFIKNKRNRASKWGEVLFFEDFNPLSPVVVTHYDCFVKVDSWYHSPEEVTASIWIKGYKVLYDPNNLISNAILKSSALQYKPSTEEVEVWRGKVLAYIHEAYRAVMRGEVYYALSNLDMIRWLIAAGWYMEMDEHLDSAYGVWSKIEGERSKLKTWQLSLLESWDCNRNTNQIMKTIASMVPEIIRLNIQLCKQVNMEANDAHFKKIIEMGY, translated from the coding sequence GTGGGATTTGTAAGTAGACATTTAGAACGGGATGAAGCTTTGCCAAAACATCGAGAAATACTGTTGGATCATGCAGTAAAAGATTTGAGTTCAGACTCTAACGTTTTAGCTATTTATTTAGCGGGTTCGTTAGCTAAAGGGAATGCTGATAATTATTCGGATATTGATATACATACAATTGTGACTCCCGAAACGAAAGCGGATTTTATTAAAAATAAAAGAAATAGAGCTAGCAAATGGGGAGAGGTATTATTTTTTGAAGATTTTAATCCTCTGTCACCAGTGGTAGTAACCCATTATGATTGTTTCGTCAAAGTAGATAGTTGGTATCATTCCCCCGAAGAAGTTACAGCTTCTATATGGATAAAGGGATATAAGGTTTTATACGATCCAAACAATCTTATAAGCAACGCAATATTAAAATCGTCCGCACTACAATATAAACCTTCTACCGAAGAAGTGGAGGTTTGGAGAGGGAAAGTCCTTGCATATATACACGAAGCTTACCGTGCAGTTATGAGAGGGGAAGTATATTATGCGCTCTCTAATTTAGATATGATTCGTTGGTTAATCGCTGCTGGGTGGTATATGGAGATGGATGAGCATTTAGATAGTGCTTATGGTGTTTGGTCCAAAATAGAGGGTGAACGAAGTAAATTAAAGACGTGGCAATTATCTTTGCTGGAAAGTTGGGATTGTAATCGGAACACTAATCAAATAATGAAAACAATCGCAAGTATGGTTCCGGAAATAATTAGGTTGAATATACAGTTATGTAAGCAAGTAAATATGGAAGCTAATGATGCTCATTTCAAAAAAATAATAGAAATGGGTTACTAA